The sequence below is a genomic window from Corythoichthys intestinalis isolate RoL2023-P3 chromosome 17, ASM3026506v1, whole genome shotgun sequence.
GATAttgtaattattaaaaaaataaaaataaaataaaaatcgcgAATCCAAATAGGTAGGGAAGCACTAAAATTGAAATTCTTTTCCAGAAAACTGAGGCCGAAAAacgaaaaatattttaatccaAAATTAAGCCAatctttattcatattttttggtttttaattttatataatatacAAATTCTCAATGCTTAGGATTACAACAATATTTATATGATAATTCAGTAATGACATTTCAGCAATGaataacacaaaaaaagatTAAACGCGAAATTAAACGTTTAACTTTATGCACTATATAGTAAAAACCATGTTCAAAATGCAGATAAATAATTTGCGTTCATGCCTTTTGTACTTCATTTTTCACAATTTGTATTATATTTTGCTCTTCTGTTGCCATGCCATTTAAAAAGTACCATTGATTTTTGCATACCCAAACTTTAAAATGGGTCGATTTTGACTCGAACACAATACGAGGGCAAAGCAACTTCTGTACTGTTATTTTCATGAAAAGCAGCGTTCCAGACTAAATCCAAAACCCATTTCGGCTACCGAATTTTCAGTGCGTATCTAATAGGGAATGGCAAGATGAGAAATAACGTCAACTCACCTCTCGCACTAGAAAACTCTCCTGCATGTATTGAGGTGGTATGGCTCGAAGAAGCTCCATTGTTTCATACATCCCCGGGCAGGCCTTCACCTTCTCTGAAGATCCTAGCGTGCATTTGAGAAGGACCAGGCCGACGCGGAAGAGAATTTTCACTCCTGAGAAAAATAAGAAAGGCTTCTATAGGAGACGCGAAGACTGGAACTAGCGCCACAAacaaaagtagtgctgcaacaattaatcgattaacttgagtaatttgattaataaaagctttgaaacaaattttgctgcttaaaggattcgtttaattagataagcgttgtaatggtttattttgaaagtgtttgcattttgtttcattgatttggggaggttacacagccctctagtgggcacaatgaatatgacataacttatttaaaatggctgaatccagctgctccctgttaagaccatcaaaagataagtttttgtttgagctaatgttttttatacattcataatttagttcataggtatatttagcagttttttgtgggaatatgtgtttgaatgatttgtcaagagcattgtaaaaaaaccaaaaacaaacgttactattttatagcatttaagctagcagactttggcAAAGCAAGTTAGCCAAGTGTCCTTGTGTTGCACTTAGATCctcgttgatttattattttttgtataccATTAGAGGTtaagatcaggtattttatttttgaatgcaTTGACTGCTCTTGTGAAAatcaagtgcaattctgcacagTTCGAAGAAACACTCCAGAACTTTACTTtggattcgcatttaatgctcttttgaaagtgcaatcttagcaaccctgtgttttacattcattctgCAATGCGTTAAATTttcctaatccaattactcgattacttaaataatcgatggcTTCAGCTatagtttttttgttacagGACGATTTTTGATGCAAGTTTTTTTATATGCTGCATACTCCAGTGTAACCGTGGGGACCTCTGGGTGAATCCCAATACGATTTGGGAAACGATAACGATTAGTCAGGAAATCAATAACAATGGGTTTTCTTGCAAATGCGGACAATCTACCAAAAAACGTTCGTCTTCCTCACAAACTACGAGAATATTTGAGTGACATTTCTGTAAAGAAATACAGCCAgactatattattatattatttttataaacaaaTGTCTTTCTTCAGTAATCACCTGcttttgacaacgatagacctccagttcatttaaactgtgaggactttgagtgccattgatggcgctatatATCCAGTTCACTTGGACTGGGAATGAAAGAacccagtccaaatgaattggacgtctagcaccgtaaatggaagctaatgagttaatatagacgctagtgaaaaaaaaaaagttgttttggaAAGTTTTGGTTCAATCAAACGCAATTtctgattttcattttcatgaatttttaCAATCATAACACTTTCAGTTTTAGTAGGTTTTTCTTTCATTAACAGGGTGGGAAGCAACTATTTTGGCCAAGTGGATATATCTGCCTGAGCGTAAAACACTTCAACTGTTTTAGTTCTCTGTTAAGCGAGCCGTTAAAAAAATGGTGCCTTGCTACCATCTGCTGGCAAATTTAGGTCATTGTCGTTTGACTTTTAAAAGATGTATGAATAAACCGAGACAAATCACagaaatttgtgattaaataaaTTAACCTCATACATCAAGGCGACACTGAAAACTATTTTTGTGCCATTTTTAACTGATGAACGTTCAAATGTTGTGCTTTGGCTTAACAAACGTTGGAAAACACTTATATAGCATAAGTGCCACGTCTTACCCTCACAGAGGAACATGTCCCACACGCGAAGCACGGATGCCCATGGGAGCGTGCGGGAGAAGGCGCACATGAACCACTCGGTCATGTACATGATGGGCTCCACCTTGTGCTGCTTGAGGTGTCTGTGCGCCACTGGGGAAACCCTTCGCAGTAGCGCGTAAAGAATCTCTCCGTCCAGTTGGATGGCTTCCTGCATGGAACGATATGGAGGGAGGTGAGTGACTCCTTTCGCGACTTAATCTCCTTATCCCATCATGCTATTAAGTGTTTGGCGTATTGGTATCCCTCAAAGACGGAGCCAAGGACAGACAGAATGATCCCAGCAGACACACTGTGGAttagataaagaaaaaaaaacagcttgtaCCTTACCtttttaaagacaaaaatgagTCCTTTTGtatgtaaatgaaaaaaaaatccatttttaaaagtGAATTAGCAAGAGTGACTATTTATAAGTGAGCAATGAGATTGCAGGAGTACATTTTTTATTCACGGCCATGTGCCAATTTTTAACGCTTTCGTGCAcaaactatgtttttttttaaccttgacaaagcactcatttaactcactggctgtgactgaaggtgctagacgtccaatccaatttgacaggGAGGGGAAATTGAATGaacttcgcccctcccagtctaaatggattggacatctagcgccgtcattggcactgaaacatgagcattcacagccagtgttcctggtttaaatgaattggattttAATAGCCATCTATGGCATGCAATGGGTTAAATActataaagggaaaaaaaaaatctattttagtTTTACTCGAGGCCGTAACCAGTGTATATTtctgttttaatgcattttaatttgATTAATGTAGTTTTTATTAGAACTGTATtcatttataaatgtatttactgTATAATTATAAATAGGCCTgtcacaaaaacacattttagtaGGTGATGAGCTATTGCTGCTTTGCTATAttgttgtcaattttttttaaaatcaattcaatcacaaatatagtgacaatacatccgATCAAATCACCTAGTCAAATGCAATATTTTTtccttaaataaaacacaaactgtattaaaaatgatttaaaaaaataaaaataaaaaacgagaGTAACGAGTAATTTTAAAGCTGgttaagtgcagaatatgaaataagaGAGAAACCCAAtggcatttttgttgtctgccaattagagcccaaTCAAAGTGTTTATTTGCTAACCAGTTAGTTCCAGCTATCCAATTCAAatccaaaacaaaaatcctaacgggagcaattttaacaactttaacagttgattcacaacattaaatgacttccaaacatagcaaaggttactatgttgttgttgtttttttgaatgaaaaaaaaaaaaaaaaaaacatgaaaggtaacaacagttactttgccaagtaccaactaattactcttacattcaggtaactgcgttactaaattacttttttggagaagtaatttgtaaatgtaattaattacttttttaaagtaagattaacaacacttatAGCCACTGTGCCTTAAAGGGTTGAACATTTCTCCTGGTTGTCAAGTTCCTATTTTACTGACATGCAGCCGTCAATGTTTCAGACAGATAcatttaataggaagtgaccggtCAATGCCCctgaatcaacaggacgtgacacggaaatgtgacaaaatcaacagggaaagacatagaattgtctcaaaatcaagaggaaatgcATGGGAACTAACAGACTGGCACAAAAGCATTCCCACACAATATCACCATAAATTGTATTTTCTAGTTAGTATACAGAGTTGTGTCAAACTGTACACCATGCTAAAATACTAGGAACAGGCAACTCCCAACAAAATGTAGTACAGCATTTAGTTTGACAGCCATACAATGTATTGTTAAATTTAGTACCTCTCTGACAGTATCAGTTCTTAGGGATTTCTGTACATTATGCCCACATGATGGTGTTCTGAGTGAGCTTCTTACCAGCCCTGTACTGTAGTATCCAGGAAGGTACTTCTCACAAATCTGGACAAGGACCCAGAAGGCCTCCTAGGACATAACACAACAATCTAATATTGCACAAGGAGCCCAAGTATAGAGTATTTGTGATGCTTAGTTGATTTTACCTCAGCCGGCATGTGCATGAGGAGCACAGCAGCGATTGGCGCCTGCGCCTGGCAGTAGCCCTCCTCCGGACGGTGCAGTGTGTACGCCTTCAACACGCTGAACAAGTCCTTctgtctgcatgtgtgtgtggatgAATTGATGGATAATTGAATGGATACTTAAAACCATGGAAAACTAGTTTGAGGCTTTGTAGGGCAGTCATTGGCTGCTAATGGCGAAAgaggtcaatggcagccaatgagttaacaaggaagtggtCTTAAAATGCCTCCAaagtaataggaagtgactgcaaatcgacaggaaatgacccgttcAAAAGAGAAAAGGCATCCCAATGCAATTTATCCAGAAAATGCATTCTAGTATTATTTGTTTACAATGACTTgcagtaattttcagactataaagggCACCtgcccatttgcagccacctatcaaatttgacacgaaaacgacatttgttaatagataagccgcactgggctataagccgcaactgtccttactgtattatgggatatttacaccaaaacatattaaccggtaacactttattcgacagcggcatcataagactgtcataagaccgaatgaaccaccattcattgcttcaaaaagcctcatttggccatcactgctcccttgggggagacagtcaacctctgctgccacctgctgttaacactATTGTTGTccgacatgcctcctagcatgcactgcagcgcaacaggtgtaaataataatcaaaattcatgttgtatgctatttatttcttcagttactgcagtgtttcccacaaatgaacgagactgtggcgggccgccacagtctcgtttgcccccccccccccgccgaataaaaaaaagaagataataatcagatgcgtcagtcagccgattacacagctgtagcccactcaactctactacccgcgagaGCGcgcgcgcgggtagtagagtagcattttagagtagcattttatttatttatttaagagacgcaaggggaacgagtaggaagaatgggagaacgagcgagatagcgagagatagcggtcgcatgtcttagcagcacgctgttattttgttattgtttttctgtattattgttaccacaatcaagtgggtaagcaaatacagacttctctccttcttccccatatccggggcattggatcggacttttcggcgaaagtgagcggtggacggccgtcttggacgtaaagcaaactttgattgaacttgcgcggagaggcggggcccaaaataaagccttgctctattttcagagcgttggtcacaataaaatatttattagttcaagcagagtaaaatgatgcatattcacggtacaagaacgtcgtttccgtgtccatcgattggtaagaaaaggctgtttgtacgagtgacgcgtgggcgctcccgtcaggggggacatttcgcgtggagtggctatttttcggcacaacaccggcgcgccaacttcagacaaattacggctgacgaaactttgataaatgcgcccccccccaatttcgcgagctctgggacactcgaaaaatgactctcatacctctccttgctaagttaatggtacctcgatgtgcgtttgtgtggaaatttagttcacgaacaacgggggaaaaactattcaccttctcaccgaatcaagtaaaactctttacacggctattagaattcccccagtcctgtaaatgggtcagttgacagaagggctgttattgttgtggtaatgtagtacttacgagggtcaaataaaaaggaaaaaggaagactacgacggcggtctgaaacccgcggctctcggactgcatgcggctctttagcgctgctttttttttttttttttttaatggaaaaagatgggggagggaaatatattttttgttttaataggatttctaggaggacaaacatgacacaaacattctttcaattcattaatattgtaatgaagttaaacttgtggtggcatcgtacaacagagtagtcacgtggtgcgctataggatccactgcagggaaaataaacatttaatcatgaaggctaattatgtatttctagccaacttagtcatttttatagtaggctaatatagctagtattgataattataaggcttgtactaggctttgaattttttgctgctccagacatactgtattagtttgttttttttgggggggggtgggggtcaaatatggctctttcaacagtttgggttgccaaccctgagtcactacgagatgtaagtcgtactattgctacgagaaaaaaagtcgcattattacatagggtaacgtagctgtaatcagctacgcattttacatacatataccgtagctgagagctataacattagcctagctaatgaaatatttcaaatatatctttgttatggttcttcttgggggaaaaaaaataatgaagaaaaaaaaaaaaattcgccgtggcacgacatggtgaggctgtccgactccgatgcagcccaccaccacagtctcctaaaatcctgtgggaaacactgtactgttccagttgtttcattaatagctaatgatggtatttgataacactttatttgacagtggctgcataagactgtcataagacaatcataattatgacatcatgatgataatgtcatgagcattaatgaatgcttaaaacgatgtcattaagtgtcatccggcaaatgatctcacttttgaacagatgtaaaagattcgagctggacataaatgtagttagtgacataatttgccagataatattaatgacatctgtcataagcattcagtaatgcccgtgatagtgtcatgtcattattatgacggtcttatgacagtctaatgacACAACTGTCAAGAAGCATCACCTATagacccccaaaaaaaatcaacaaataagccacactggactataaacaacagcattcaaaatgagggaaaaaaatagcagcttatagtccgaaaattacggtatattacaACAACACAGTATGTATTATCTATTGAGGCGCACAGCCAGTCAGTGCTTACCCGTGTCCCCCCCTAGCTGAAAACATTTCATGGAAGGGAAACTGTCGGTGGAGGTCTCTCTCAATGATGTCCACCCATTTGGGATCTCCCGGTAGCCTCTCCAACTCCTAAAAATAATAGTTTAATTGCACGATTAAAAAAAGATGTCCTGACATTATCGTGTATCACCATTCCGTGTCAACTAGTACTCTAATAAAAGACTTGTACAACCAGTcattcccccaaaaaatatttatcGGCGCTTCCCTGGCAAATTCCATTGCAAGACGTGAAATTCGGACTAAAGGCGCATAAAATTCCACTTGCACAAGAAATGTTAAACTAACCTGAAATTTGCCCTGGTTTTGCTGCACCTTCACTTTTCCTCCCGTCAGGTAGAGCCAGGCACGACCACGCAATGAGGGCGGAATTCCCTTCTGGCAGCGATCTTTCACCTAGTTACCGcacattaaaaaacataaagcATAAGAAATTTGGGGTCCAAATGGTTTACAAAGTTCCGGTTTGAACTAGTAATCATCAAAGACTGAACGTATTGCCTGTTCTTTAGCTTTTTCTCGCTTAAACGTGGAAGAATCAAGAAGTAAGCAGACTGACATTTAAGAGAATTGTTAGGTTAATGTGTCCTGATATGTGTTGCTTACACTAACAACATGGATAAATAGACGGGGGGGACCTTCTTGTGCTTTTTGGCCATCCACTTGTCCCAGCTGTCCAGCATCTCCAGCCATTTGGCTTCCCGCTGTCTCAACACGTATGACGGGATTTCTTCTGCACTGCAGGGAGTAAATAAAATCAAAGTTAGCAGATACTTTTTATTTCACTTCAAATTTTCTGTGATATAAAAATGCCTGATTTTATTTTCCCATCTCAGAGTGGATATAACGACACCAATGACCATAATTTCTAGAAAACCGGAAACATTGCTCTCGAttatttacagtgatccctcgcgcttcaaacttcgcgccctcagtccatcgtggattttttttcagttaaaaaaaaaatacagatgagctgtcctgagtcaatcgcgtagtctcactctcgctccctccttCACTTTTCCTGCACTTTGTTTGTCAAgccgtgcactggagttgcttttcaaagttaacgatgttgacagatgtttgggtttgatcttgccacagatgcttgtaagccaaagcttcaaagcaccacatgcgtcaatcatcatttcacttgttaaacagttgctgtggcaactcattgtgtgtaagtgagcagctggagcagatttgagtggactcactcaatgaagcatttaactaattcactcccagccattttcaccggagcaaggctttTCGCTCctggctgttttactggattttgactgattttacaAGGCCcaaagaaaattctgttctattgctatataaacatggaactcaCCAAATGAAAgactagactctcttctttcagcagaaaacaaaagttagttcatatctttttccattctttagaaatcagcgttagaaaatagcttagtttgagctattttccaatttctgatgaaaagaagagaaattgagctttatgtaaaagcatacatttcaaacataactttgactttaccacagctatttttcgcttttgtgacatcccaaacatctgatgaATAATGTTttggttctacaaaataacataaacaacaagacaaatagagcttttgatctcaaagtaacaatttatttacacataacttaaCTACTGAActgtttgaactatttgcgcacataacaacggggaaggctgtCGGCTGCTCccagttgaatgaggtggctcccagtaatctgatcagtccggatcaagattggtctaacttttttcatcatcttcatcgttggtttcaagctcgggctcaggagtaaagcaacgtgagctccgcggaacgcgtgtggaacctgacgctgttgtggccgtcaccgttcgtcccatcaagatagatttttaaaaaatacttctttgacgatggtttcgttttcttttcaaaatacTCCTctggtgtcgtttgcctttttttcccccccgatcGTTCGCCAAATTTTccctcaaattctcacgcgttttcacaagatccctccaacttccgtttcctgactatttttcttcacttcctttcttggcccgagatgagttcttccaaaatgcgctactgccctccagtggccagttctattgctttaaaatgagttttgagcattgtgcattgcagtttaggtgaaACAGAActtagagatgcctcttgtcaaaaaacaaaacaaaacaaaaaaaaaaacgtaaaagactttttttgtttttgggacactgaaacaattaaaaatagaacgtatttatacgtttttgggagcaaatgagttaataaagccaagcatttttctactactttattcttatttaaaaataattagttgGGATAGCAACATGTTTAaatcttatcataattattacatttgaagtgattaaaaaacatttatcaaaatataatgttttttttaatagtttgggaaataaagtgaaaaaaaatgtctaatATATATCTCTTGCCAAtgctaaatttgaataaata
It includes:
- the LOC130905895 gene encoding TBC1 domain family member 10A-like isoform X2: MAGDAGQLGQVDGQKAQEGPPRLFIHVVSVKDRCQKGIPPSLRGRAWLYLTGGKVKVQQNQGKFQELERLPGDPKWVDIIERDLHRQFPFHEMFSARGGHGQKDLFSVLKAYTLHRPEEGYCQAQAPIAAVLLMHMPAEEAFWVLVQICEKYLPGYYSTGLEAIQLDGEILYALLRRVSPVAHRHLKQHKVEPIMYMTEWFMCAFSRTLPWASVLRVWDMFLCEGVKILFRVGLVLLKCTLGSSEKVKACPGMYETMELLRAIPPQYMQESFLVRETIDLPISAKDIEKEHLAQLRRWKETHGDLRCKSPPRMHGAKAVMVAEPPDRQDLRQRPTIIVETPPEVDGDRSTRRAKRKNRKKSVLPSEETGNASQPLPEPSPLLRPPSANASKESDSGAENDTYL
- the LOC130905895 gene encoding TBC1 domain family member 10A-like isoform X1, producing the protein MANTDRGDESIDFEEGSAEKLTSNGSSRSFGSDLVTLGSDNGTDTSGEKEVDKYGFTGGTQQYPGLDAEEIPSYVLRQREAKWLEMLDSWDKWMAKKHKKVKDRCQKGIPPSLRGRAWLYLTGGKVKVQQNQGKFQELERLPGDPKWVDIIERDLHRQFPFHEMFSARGGHGQKDLFSVLKAYTLHRPEEGYCQAQAPIAAVLLMHMPAEEAFWVLVQICEKYLPGYYSTGLEAIQLDGEILYALLRRVSPVAHRHLKQHKVEPIMYMTEWFMCAFSRTLPWASVLRVWDMFLCEGVKILFRVGLVLLKCTLGSSEKVKACPGMYETMELLRAIPPQYMQESFLVRETIDLPISAKDIEKEHLAQLRRWKETHGDLRCKSPPRMHGAKAVMVAEPPDRQDLRQRPTIIVETPPEVDGDRSTRRAKRKNRKKSVLPSEETGNASQPLPEPSPLLRPPSANASKESDSGAENDTYL